In the Tissierellales bacterium genome, one interval contains:
- a CDS encoding prepilin-type cleavage/methylation domain-containing protein yields AILGILALIAVPRLAGTTRKADISAHNANVRSLESAATMYIAENTNIKEDVEWAGGDGEGWEEYVQEWPKVPESIDGDEYKVIISKDGAIEVLPPKVDE; encoded by the coding sequence GCCATATTAGGAATTCTAGCACTAATAGCGGTACCAAGACTAGCAGGTACAACGAGGAAAGCTGATATAAGTGCACATAATGCAAATGTAAGAAGTTTAGAAAGTGCAGCAACTATGTATATTGCAGAAAATACTAATATTAAGGAGGATGTGGAGTGGGCTGGAGGAGATGGTGAAGGATGGGAAGAATATGTTCAAGAATGGCCAAAAGTACCAGAAAGTATAGATGGCGATGAATACAAAGTTATTATAAGCAAAGATGGGGCTATAGAAGTACTGCCACCTAAGGTAGATGAATAG